The stretch of DNA TTTAGGGGTATACCTTACgggtgaatgagaaaaatatatacaactCCACAAAAGGGGCTTACAATAAACTCGTCTCGTTAGCATTTTTCATTCCCTCTGCGACTGACTGTTTCAACAATAACTCGTGTAATTTTCTATTTGGGTTTGGGATTTTACTTTCTTTCACAAGAAGCCTCTCTCCTTTATTCCCCGTCCACCAAAGCTTCCAAATGATATCCAAAAGCTTAAGATATAAATGCTTAGCAAggggaataaaaaagatttcaattaTTCGTCTTATTTTGACGTccatgatgaaaattttttgaagaaaagaaaattgggaGTGGGAGGAAGCAAATTGAGCTTTGTGATGCGCaataattttgctttattcATAGCACGCAGTGAAAGCAGGATATTGTCGTATCCACATAAAGACAGATAGCAATAATCGACCTCTGACCCAATTTTCGTGGTTAATGGAAAACAATTCAGGCTGGTCACTGAAGCAGGAAGTATCGTGTGTATGCCTGAAATGGTCTGAAAGGACGCCAGGTGGTGTGTGAAaggaaggaaattcaattctcaCCGCATTTATATCCATAAAAATGGAGATAATTCCCCTTGATATACCGACATACACAATTTATAGGCGATACAGCGTCTTTTGTCGTGAGAAGGATTTTGCCCAAAAGGGAATGTGGGAATCTCTTGTACAATTCAAGGCGGGAGATTTACTTTTATAAGGGTGGAATTTTCTTACACATTCCATCCGTtacatgataaaaaaatccatatgTACAACTTTTCCCTAACATGGCTCGCCCCATGTCTCAGTGCCCAAAGAGTCGCAAATCTCCATTTTCTCTGCAGGCTCATCCCCAATGGAGATTGCTGAACATGTTTTCACCATTGAGACCCCCGTGTCGATTCAATGCACGCTGGGACAGCAGAAATATTTATGAGTTTATCACGCACCACGCACAGACAGGCATTAATCTTTAATAATAAAGGTTCTCTATATGGCTTCAATTTTGggaaaaggtgaaaaacatTGGCAGAGGTTAAACATACCCATGTTCTTTTGCCACAACAACTGAGAATTCAAGGGAATGGGCATAAGAACAATATtatcaaagaaattctcagAATGAAAGAGATCGCTTTTTCATATATTCGATTTTCTACAAAATGACTCAAAGTAAACAACGTGTTATTAACTCTTTTATTGTTCCATTATATAACATAGAAGAGTACCCAATGAAGTTGCAATTTAGAATGAAGACAATATGAGGGAAAACatctaaaaggaaatttcttagaataaataattcataaaagtTCCTATAGGAAtatatttgtatttattttgtttgcaAATGACATACATTTAGATATTCTTATGAGAGACATATTATGTAGAATTGAGctccaagaatttttctggagaatttaatttgacaTATTTACATATTTGCTGGCATAGTCGTTTCATCTAAAACGTCTATTTATAGTGAAAATTCccctcaattaaatttatttctaaaaactGCATAACTGACTAATTCTTTCAAtatattctttaaagaattttcttgaaatctaaataaatttgtttggATGGAAGTGACTCGTAATTCAGAGAGGgagatatataaaaaaattagcttGTTTTTGCTAAATATGAATAAGCTTCAGGCTCAATCCCGCCACTAAATGCTGGAGTAGGAAAGATGGGAAAAGTATCTTCTgaccttttatttatttagtacaATTTCCCTCCATCCCCCTTCGACTTGGCCTGGCACTGTTGATGCCTCTAGCAGAGACAGAATTGCTGGTTAGAACGTGAttgacacacacacatagCAGAGGAGAGGGTAAAGGGTAGATTGAAGAAATAggggatgaagaaaaaatggaagaaaatgttactcaattgacaagaaaaattgtatcCCCCAATTGATGGCGTCATCTCATGGGCAACGTCGTCATCGAGCTATATCTCAAAAGGGTGCGGGGGATGGCTTCTTAGATAAACGAGATTAAGAAGCACACCAGCAATAAAATAGATCCTTTTTtgcctatatgtatgtatgttgtgcAAAGTATGAGAAGCTTTTAGCGTTCACAAAACTTATGACGCACTGAAGCTCAATTGCCTCAATTGAAATCAATCAAGTTGAAGCATTACGAATGATTCGCTGAAACTACCTATAATCAATTTTCACCCAACTTCCTGTCGTAGTAAGCAAAATAAAAGTCTACGTCGACTGCTCCATTAATTACTCAGGGATGAGGAATGGGAAGGGGTGGTGTTGTGGTTGTTTTTCCGTCAAAATCACTTAAGAGCAGTGTTgtgaatgtggggaagaggaAATGGATGGAGGAAATAAAAGTCCGTGGTACCCATAAAAAGTCACCATCAACGAGAGACAATGCCCCCAACTGTGAGCATGGATTTTCTGTACCATGAAACATTAAACTCTCCCCAAAAACGACTATTCGTGGGGTTCTTTCAACCCAAAAAGCAGTGCCAATGAACCCACCACCAAGCTAAAGCTCCGCATATTATTGCCATAAGCCCAGTagcaatttttcatctcatcATGATTTATTGGCCACTGTGTGAGAtatactctctctctcacaacACAAACAAATCTTCGCATACTTTAGGCCCTGAAAAATAGCATCACATTTAGAGCTTTACAAGTGGAACTTCATTCGCAAAGGGTATGCCTTGATTATGCTGCATGATAgtaaaaaagtagaaaaagtTTTGGGATCAAAAATCTCACACAAGAATGTTTACTTCGGAATTGTATATAAACATAGtatatttaatacaaaaaggACACATAAAGCAAAAAGCTTGAGAAAAAGTCACTTCCACTGCTGAGATATTTTCTCagcttttttttacgattttggATAATTCAGTCCTTCAGCAAGAGAAGTTCTTTTGGCATCTCCACACCCCCTGGAAGCCAGGCCGTAATATATTTTCGcatgagaaattcaaattcGATCAATTTCATTGGGATCAGATGCCTGTACCCCCTCATAAATTTCATCCCCCATTCCATTTTGCATCATCATGCTCCTTTTTCTCACATACCACCTCGGAAATCGTTTTGGATGCGGGGGAAATGGTTGCGTCAGGATATAATTTCAATACCCCCTCTTGTCGAATGGGGGGCAGAAATTTGTGGCATTGCCCTCACTCACTCTGCCTTTAACATATTAAGAACGCACTGACAAATCCGAAAATACCATTTAAGTGCTTGCCGTGTGTTCGTCGCATTTGTTGCGAAATTAAAAGCAATTCCATGTTAAGATGCGGAGAGAGCTGTAATCCCAAATGGGTTTTCATTTCATCGAATATGATGGTGAATTAATATCTAATTTTCCGACTCCGTCACCATGATCCGTGCCTTTTAGGATGAGCGAACGCGCCCTCCGCTACAGTGTGCGCACATCTTATAGCGACGGCTTGCTGGAATTACCCTAAGACGAATGGCAAAGTAATTGTGTTAAACATTAACTGGGAGGaaagttctcttttttttttacgcgCGCCATACTTGGAGATACTTTCCTGCCCAGGATGATAagataataaatcttttatgaGCTCTCTCACTACGTCACGATTCTAATCTTTTGGGGATAGCTCTGGGGTTGTAGCACAGGACGGGACTCTGATGAGATTTGCAAGGTGACGCACgaaattatgtacataggatataggtataaaaaaaaaggagcgaCGATGCCAAAAGCaaggtaaaataataaatacgCATTTTCCCAGACCCCATGGAGGTTTACCCCATCTCTCGTCCCAAATGCTCAATACCTCATACCACGTGCTGTTGGCAAATGTGGTggatgaattattaaaatggtTCAGTTATGAGTATATTTTGTCATTCTGATGCCATGTCGCTCATGTGGCAGAAGTGATGGCAAATAGTCGTATTTATCAACAAGGGTTCTCCTTTCAAGTAGAAAGCAGCTCTCAAGTGGGTGGAATAATGAGGTTCACTTCTTCAGGTGTAATTATACGTAGCAAGAATATCCATACCCCATACACAGATACCTACTTTACTTTGAGTGAAGGTATTTATGCGGTGTACACGACACCCTTCGACAAAAATCCCTGCTAAAAGCTCTACCGGCTGACTCTTCATCTCTCATAGCTTCATCACAAGGAGGAAGAGCAAAGAGAATATGCGAAAGATACAAGAATACATCACttgataaaataattgctTTGATTAATCACTTGACAGCAAAACGATTCCACGGAATGATAAATTGCACACCACTTAGTACCAACCtcttatgtatattttctgtATTGTACATAccttatttaatatttcctcGAACATTGAGCTAAATCATAAAGAGTAGCTACATATTTTcgcaaaaatcaaattcaagagCTTTTCTGGGAAAACAGATTTTCCCAGTTGGGAAAAGACTTTCACAGAGCTTTCTGCTTGAAAGAGAAGGGGccaatattttgatatttagATCAAACACATTTTGCCTTCCTCGAGCACACCATTATTAAATcccatttttatctttaagaaaaaaggtaaaagtcgtggatttaaaaaaaaagaggcactgaattgaaatggaaaattcacatagtcaaaaggaaaattgtctAAATTCCATAAACACTCtctttttcaataatataTCATTTATTCAACAAAACAATTTGCATGGGCGCAAAAGGACGCACACACACGTTTATATGGATGCTGGGAATTTTATGACTCAGCGTTCTCTTATGTCTACCATCATCCATGTGATTTTCCATCCTCCACGTAGTGGCGGGTAtactatatacataacatatgtTGCTGGACTAGAGTAGGAGATATCGTGCGGGAATGCGAAGTGTAATGGCATTGGCGACAGGCGTAAGAAGAGGGTCAAAGAACCGTCGTGTCTCCTTTAGTAGATCATTTCGATTCTGAGAAATGTACTCATTGACAAATTCCAGGGCAATTCTATTAAGTTCTGGATCTGGCACGAGGCCTTCAATGTATGTCCGGAGGGTCTTTACTTTTGGTACCAAATCAATGCTATTGACCTTTATAAACTCATCCCCATTGATTTGTTCCTTCTTCCCACGAATCTTCACAGTTCCTGTTAATCCGGCTAtttaagtgaaagaaaaaggaaattgtgattatctcattcaaaattattttaaacaaatttatataataaaacttACTGGCTGTTACATTGAAGTCACCCTTTGAACCCAAGTTCATACCATTGATTGCACCTTGTCCACGATATTTTGCCTCAATAAACACACGTGGGACGAAGATATCAATGTGGAACCTCCATTCGTCGTCTGTGATCTGTGTTCGTACTTTCTTAATTTGTGTCTCGCCAAACCCATGTGTTGTGCCCTTCTTCAGTGTAAATGTTAGCTTAGTTTGGGCCGTGTTATACTCAAAGGGTAACCCATCGAAGGCAATTGGATCAATTGTGGGAAGACCCAAATTATTGCCATTTTTCATCAGAGGCAGAAGCTTCTGAAGTGTTCCCTGAATGCATTCATTCCTCTGAGGATCATCTCGTCTGCAGGCTTCAATGCCATCGGCTAAAATAAGTTCATATTTATGGGTTGATATCAGttagaatattatttattttaaataaaattttctttcgtatttagcatgaaacataaaaacatggaaaataatctttttcaTCGCGATATTTATTCAGTTAGTGCATTTGGAAAATCTATCTCTATGTAAAcgtcttttagctgtgattcttttttataatcaCTTACGCACAAATTCAACGCATTAATGTAGAATTAGAAAAGTTCTTAGAAatccaagaaaaaagaatttaataatcagtgaaaagttaataaaaacaatttaaaaattagtaaattaataaagattatttttagcCCTTTTACTCTTTCTACTAATATTTGTCcctattgaataaaaaaattaactcattattccaaaaatctataaaatattttactttcttaAGACTTGTTGCTTTCCTAAAAGACTTGAAACGttcattcgttttttttttttaataaattcagcTTTACTACGTCAGcgttaaaaaattatgcaagaatgagaaaaatctaaagTTCACTGATTCTATGGATTCTTTAGTTAGTCACAGTTATTTAATTATCCCTCTATAAAACTAGAAGATACCGGAATGGATCATTCattgagataaattaaattgatctGAAACAAAGTTGTAggatggaaattttcaataaattttctttaaaatcttgcttcgaaaatttcaaggttagtaagaaataaaaatttcttcaaagttCACCCACTTCTTGCacttaagtaatttttaaattcataaaaatataatttttatatacaaaagaatttattttcatattatttttctcaatttaaattccaaattaGTCAAGAACGTAAccagaaaacaataaaaattaacaaagtaaatatttgaaatataacCGACAAACACATCACATTTTCAAGGAGTATTCAAATCACATTTCCTCACTAAAATTTAGGTCACAAAATGATCTCATAATCACACACggagaaaaaaactaatagtTAAATGGTCACTGATGGCTTACTTACGTAGTCTCTGACAAAAAGCAGAGATGATACTGGATAGGCAAACAAGTAAGCAAAAGGCGAACTTCATTATCACACCCACTATTTGTCCAATAACTTTGCGTCTTTTCGATACACTCGCGAACGAGGTGGCTTGAACAATCAACGTGCTTTCTTGGGGCTGCCACGTATTTATAGGTGGAATTCTTGCCCAATGGACTCCGTCAGCCGGCCAGAATGTTAGTGGTGGGTAAAAATATTATGGATTCGTTTGTGTCTTACCGGGGTTCCGTGGAAGTTTACCTTGAGCACATCTTGTTCTCGATGATATTACAATAATATAAATGAACGCATTCAAATGACGAGCTCTATACGCGGATGACGGATGAGACATGCCGGGAAAAGCAACTTGGCTGGTCATCAGGCATTTGCCACACAATTACCATTTTTCCACATATACGattcactttaaaaattactatCTACTTTTTAATTGGAATAGTACAATGGAATGGATATGATTATGCTAGCGGCAACCTTTTTAATTGCAAtctcttgagaattttatcaatgattCATTGACCgtctttgcaaaagaaatgtcCACGGAAATTCCGACATACAACAACACGGAGCTCCAATAACTCAATCATCTTCCTCTTGTTGATGAATACACCGCGTGGCTTCCTCCTTCCGCCGCATTATTTATCCATGACCTTCCTCACATCGCGCGTATAAAGTCGTacacacgaaaaaaataaaataaaagatgggaaaaagactgcgttaatttaatttttctttgggcatcgtaaaaagaaaaacaggtTTATTcgagctcttttttttatttattccatcAATAACCATCTCATGACCGTGACTTTGAATATATTTGCTCGGTCGCCCATAAAATCTTTAGTTGGTGGTGATGGAAAGTCATTGtgtatttagtttttttagaGTCATTTTTCTGTGGACATCacctgaaaatatttattccatCGCATCATCTTAATCATCATTTTTACTGATTAAACTATcgttttctcaaatatttaccACCCCATGGCGCACACAAATggtttatgtatgtattttcctCAACAAGTGGATTGCAGAGGCGCCTCACACGAAGCGAAGCACGGAAGAGAGTGTAATGTGTATTATGTACTGTATACATAGTGTTGCGTCCTGTGAGAAATGTTCAGTaaactcaatcaattttccgAGAAAAACCATCCACATTTCACATTGACCGTCGCGCCCCATAAAGTAGATTTAATGGCTTTTAATTCGCCGTGCAGAGGTGTGAGCTTGAGCACAATGTGGAAGGAAATCAGCCAAATGAGCGACGCTATATATGGACGTATTTATGTATACATTTCACTACGGGATGGGGGTGGGTCATAAAAGCAGGTTGATGAAGGATATACAATTGAGGGGTGTAAACTGCGCTCAGAGTTCATATGACGATTAAAAAGTCAAGGCCTCGGATTCACCACTAAAGGTAGACCTTATTGTTTGAGGCACATCAAGCTTTTCACGTCCCACAGCGGGGCTTTTTAGTAGCATTGTAAGAGGGATGTATTCTAGATTATAGACAACCTCATAGATTAACCCTTGTTGGGAACGCAATGAAGTATTTAAACAGGCCTATATCTGATGAAGTTATTGACCACTAAATTCAtggaaatgataaaataattcccaataaatatatacctacctgTCATTAATTGAGGAAGATACATACAACATTGTAACTTTG from Lutzomyia longipalpis isolate SR_M1_2022 chromosome 1, ASM2433408v1 encodes:
- the LOC129794647 gene encoding uncharacterized protein LOC129794647, which gives rise to MKFAFCLLVCLSSIISAFCQRLPDGIEACRRDDPQRNECIQGTLQKLLPLMKNGNNLGLPTIDPIAFDGLPFEYNTAQTKLTFTLKKGTTHGFGETQIKKVRTQITDDEWRFHIDIFVPRVFIEAKYRGQGAINGMNLGSKGDFNVTATGLTGTVKIRGKKEQINGDEFIKVNSIDLVPKVKTLRTYIEGLVPDPELNRIALEFVNEYISQNRNDLLKETRRFFDPLLTPVANAITLRIPARYLLL